In Candidatus Manganitrophus morganii, the genomic window AAAATCCCGACGGCTTGTTTAAGTATCCGGGGTTTGTTCCGGCCTACATTCGTCCCCTCTTCTGCGAAGGGAAAGGGCCGTTCCGATGGGCCGCCCTTTCCGGTGATCCGAAAGACATCCATCGGATCGACCGAGCGTTGAAGGGGGCCTTTCCGAAAGACCGGGCGCTCAAACGATGGGTCGATCTGGCGCAAAGAAAAATTCCGTTCACCGGCTTGCCCGCGCGGATCTGCTGGCTCGGCTATGGGGACCGGGCGAAGTTCGGTCTGATCATCAACGATTTGGTCCGAAAGGGAGAGGTCAAAGGTCCGATCGTGATCGGGCGGGACCACCTCGACTGCGGGTCGGTTGCCTCCCCTTATCGTGAGACGGAGGGGCTGGCCGACGGCTCCGACGCCGTCGGCGACTGGCCGCTTCTTAATTTCGCTTTGAATGCCATCTCCGGCGCGTCGTGGGTCTCGTTTCATCATGGCGGCGGCGTTGGGATGGGGAATTCCCTCCATGCCGGCATGGTGATCGTCGCCGATGGGACCAAGCGACGGGCGCAACGATTGGAGCGGGTTCTCACCGTGGACCCGGGAATTGGCGTGGCCCGGCATGTCGACGCCGGTTATGATCTGGCCAGACAGACCGCACAAAAGAAAAAGATCAAAATCCCAAAGTAGTAAATCCGTTCCTCTTATTTAGAAAAGGACAATGCAATGCCGTTTGCGTTCGATCTCGCGATTTTGAACTGCGGCGAGCTCCTTACGTTGGCAGGGGAGCGCCGCGAGCCGAGGCGCCGGTCAGAGTTGATAGAGCTCGGTCTGATTCAAAACGGGGCCGTCGGGATCTCCCGTGGAAAGATCGCCTGGGTTGGCACGCAGAGGGAGTATCGCCGACAAGGGCGCGCCCGGCGGGAGATCGATGCCTGCGGAAAAGTCGTCCTGCCCGGCTTCGTCGATCCGCACACCCACGCCGTTTTTGCCGGGAGCCGGGAGGGGGAGTGGGCCGAGAAGCTGCGCGGGGTTCCTTATCTTGAAATTCTCCAGCGGGGAGGGGGCATTCTCAGCACGGTGGAGGCGACCCGCGCCGCGTCACTGAAGTCGCTGACGGAAACCGCCGAGCATTTTCTGAGACAGATGCTGGCGTGCGGGACGACCACGGTGGAGATCAAAAGCGGGTATGGCCTTGATCTTAAAAACGAGGTCAAAATCCTGAAGGTGATCGAGCAGCTCAAAAAGCGGGTCCCGATCGATCCGGTCCCGACCTTCCTGGGGGCGCATACGATTCCGAAGGAATATTCGGATCGGCCCGAAGCGTATGTCGATCAGGTCATCGAAATGCTCCCGGCCGTCCGGGGGCGGGCCCGGTTCTGCGATGTGTTCTGCGAGGAGGGGGCCTTCAATGATGACCAAACCCGGCGCATCCTCGAAGCGGCCAAGGGCGAAGGATTTGGGATCAAGCTTCATGCGGGGGAGTTTTCCGATCAGGGGGGGGTGCGGCTGGCGGCGGAGTTCGGGGCGGTGTCGGTCGATCATCTCGATCACATCCGGCCGGAGGAGATGCCGCTCTTGGCGCAAAGCGGCGCCGTCGGTGTTCTTTTGCCGGGGGTGTCGCACTTTCTCATGTCGAAACATCTTCCGCCGGCGCGCGCCTTGATCGAAGCGGGGGTGCCGATTGCGCTGGCGACCGATTTTAATCCCGGCTCTTCACCCACCCTTTCGATGCAGGAGATCATTCATCTGGCGGTGCGCGATTTCAAGTTGAGTGCGGCGGAAGCGATTTCGGCGGCGACCATTAATGCGGCGCATGCAGTGGGGATGGGAGAGGTCGTCGGGAGTTTGGAGGTTGGGAAACAGGCGGATATTCTGATTCTCGATTTAGAACATTATGAACGGTTGCCTTATTTCTTTGGGGTAAATCATCTGGAGAAGGTTTTGAAGAAAGGAAAGGTAGTTTATTCATCGTGCTGAGCGTCGGGACGAGGCGCTGCTTCGCCCTTTCTTTCCGGACATCCTTATCTCTTCAACTTTTTCACAAACTGAACAATCTCTTCCAGCGGTGTGCCGGGGGTGAAGATTTCGCGGATCCCTTGTTTTTTGAGGTCGCGGATATCTTCGTCGGGGATGATGCCGCCGCCGAAGACGGCGATGTCGGTGGCCTTTTCTTTTTTGAGAAGTTTTAAGACCTCTTCGAAGAGGGTCATGTGGGCGGCAGAGTGGATCGAGAGGCCGATGGCGTCGGCATCCTCCTGAATCGCGGAGGCGACGATTTCGGCGGGGGTGTGGTGCAGCCCGAGGTAGATCACCTCGTTCCCGCCGTCGCGCAGGGCGCGCGCGACGACTTTGATCCCGCGGTCGTGGCCGTCGAGGCCGATCTTGGCGAGCAGCACCCGCTTTCGCCGTTCGACCGGCTTCTTTCGATCCGATGATTTTACGGGGGCGTTCTTGACTGCTCTAGGCAACCCGGACCTCCTCCAATTGGTATCGGCCTTCTTTCTTCTTTAAATATCCCATTCGAA contains:
- a CDS encoding cobalamin B12-binding domain-containing protein; the encoded protein is MPRAVKNAPVKSSDRKKPVERRKRVLLAKIGLDGHDRGIKVVARALRDGGNEVIYLGLHHTPAEIVASAIQEDADAIGLSIHSAAHMTLFEEVLKLLKKEKATDIAVFGGGIIPDEDIRDLKKQGIREIFTPGTPLEEIVQFVKKLKR
- the hutI gene encoding imidazolonepropionase, translating into MPFAFDLAILNCGELLTLAGERREPRRRSELIELGLIQNGAVGISRGKIAWVGTQREYRRQGRARREIDACGKVVLPGFVDPHTHAVFAGSREGEWAEKLRGVPYLEILQRGGGILSTVEATRAASLKSLTETAEHFLRQMLACGTTTVEIKSGYGLDLKNEVKILKVIEQLKKRVPIDPVPTFLGAHTIPKEYSDRPEAYVDQVIEMLPAVRGRARFCDVFCEEGAFNDDQTRRILEAAKGEGFGIKLHAGEFSDQGGVRLAAEFGAVSVDHLDHIRPEEMPLLAQSGAVGVLLPGVSHFLMSKHLPPARALIEAGVPIALATDFNPGSSPTLSMQEIIHLAVRDFKLSAAEAISAATINAAHAVGMGEVVGSLEVGKQADILILDLEHYERLPYFFGVNHLEKVLKKGKVVYSSC